aaagagaaatttCTTTGGTAGCGTTTACTTCATCACCGttgttcatcttcatctctCACTTGAggtacaatttttttttctttcttttgattcaacctttacttcttttcaacaGATTCTGAACTACACACTTAACGGGTACAAACAACCAAACAGACTCATATATCGACATTCACACCACTCCGTATCAATCCATTGTtaatttcatttcatttcGAGTTCATTTTCCACTGTTCATTTGACcattaattttttttcttcacggttttttttatttgatatttatttttcactttGGATCAGAAGAAAAACCCTTATTACATTACATCACATTATTTCAAAACAGAATATCTGTATTTCATTTGGCTTATATTTTATTTCCAGATTACTTTGGTTCTTTACGCTTTCCCCTTGCACGGTTTTGATAGAAtaaaaattggaaaactGACCTACCTaatttattgttgttttaattAATCactattttgttttgcattTTTCCTGGATCGCATTCATAAAGGGTAGATTTGGATAGACTATTTTCCCTTTTTTAAGGCCATTTTTACTTTCACTAGAGAAACATACCTCATTATAGAATTACTGCGTATACCGAAGTTTTCAACACGCTAACAAAGTCTCATTAAAGTCGCATCTACagtttttgttcaacatgTCATATTACGACCCATATCAAGGAATGTCGCAACAGTACGCTGGACAACAATACTACCCACAATACTATCCCGAACAACAGAACCAGTACGGTGAAGGCGATGGGTTCTCATTAGGTGACCGTGGTACCAATGCATTCGATGGACCCCAAAATGGCTATGGTAACGCACAACAAGGTCAATtcaatgtattcaattctGGAAACGCAGCTCACTCGGTGAATCCAAGTCATTACAACCCTGATTTAGACACCCACAACTTTTCCCAATTCAATGGAAGTGGCTCTTTTCAAGGAAGTAGTGGATTCAATGGCATTGATGCTCCAGCAATTGGATCGACAGCAGGTGGCGAATTTTGCACCGAGGACGGCTCCTTTTTGAATGGTAATGGATCCATTGGACAAATTGCATACACCAACATGTTACCAACTGATTATGATCAAGGGATCATGGCGCAACCAAATGATATGTACCAACAAGGTAACGGTATCCATGGCCCAAATGCATCCAGTCCACAAACTTTAGGAGCCggtgctggtgctggtgctggtgtCGGAGGTGGTACTGCCTCCGCTGCAGCTCCATCACGTACAGTCTACTTGGGAAACATCCCCTCTGATATTGAACCTAATGAGTTATTAGATTATGTTCGTTCGGGGATCCTTGAAAATGTCAAGATTATACCAGCAAAAAATTGTGCATTTATTTCGTTTATTGACCATCAGCTGGCATTACTTTTCCATTCTGattgtattttgaaaaagctCAATATTAAAGGGCATGATATTAGAATTGGGTGGGGTAAAAACACTCCCATTTTGCCTGCAGTTTTGGAAGCTATTCAACGCGATGGAGCTACGAGAAACGTGTATTTGGGTAATTTGAATAACCCCATCACTGGAGAAATGATtacagaagaagaattgaaggAAGATTTATCTTGTTATGGTATTATTGACAGTATAAAGATAATTCCAGAAAAAGGTATTGCATTTATTCATTTCTTGAGTATCCTTAGTGCCATTAGATGTGTAGCTAATTTACCATTGAAGGAAAAATATTTGGACAAGAAATGTTTTTATGGAAAAGATAGATGTGCATTTATCACTAAGACCCAACAACATAATGCAGCTCAATATTTGGGCTTAGCTCCTGGAATGGAACATATTGTTACCGCAGCTGATCGTGAATTCATTTCCAGTGCCTTGGTTCAACAATCAGCAGCTGCTGCCCAAATTGCAACTCAAGCTGGTGGTGCCAATAATTTGGGTAATCGTACCGTTTATTTGGGCAATTTACATCAAGATTCTTCAGTTGAGGAAATATGTAATGTTGTTCGTGGGGGTTTATTGCAAAGTATTCGATTCTTGAAAGAAAGACATGTATGTTTTATCACGTTTATTGATCCAATTGCTGCGGCTCAATTTTTCGCCATGTGTCAATTACATGGATTAACTATTCACAACAGAAGAATTAAAGTTGGCTGGGGTAAGCATTCAGGACCATTGAGTAATGCTCTTAGCTTGGCTGTTTCTAATGGTGCTTCAAGAAATATCTATATTGgaaatttaaacaattttgaattttacAACCCTAGAAAATTGAGAgaagatttttcaaaatttggagatattgaacaaatcaattatcttgaagagaaaaattgtGCTTTTATTAACTTTGTTAATATTGCCAATGCTATTAAGGCTATTGATGGAATTAAGCTGTTTCCTGattacaaaaatttgaaaatcaattttggtaaagATAGATGTGGAAACTTACCAcgacaatttcaaaaccaagGGCTACCATTAGCTGGTGGAGCTTTAGATCTCTTGGAAAATGCcacagcagcagcagcagcagcagcagcaaccGTAGGAGCTACAACGAACGACAGTGGAACTGGCACAGCTGCCAGTGGAAGTGTTCAAGGTTCATTGTCCGATTTGactgatttcaaagatttaaGAGAAGGTACCGCTTTACAAACAGGCCACAatgcatttgaaattactACAACAGCAACTAAAAGTAACTCCAACTCACCTTTGCAAACACCAAACAATTCAAGTTTCCAATGAGCTTGCCCACTGATGTTtatttttacttttttgttAAGTTTATTGACTTTACGATGATGCatttttgacattttttgtttcttacTACAAGCATTTAACTACCACCACACCCACTTTTACTCacttatttttttatatttatgctttgatttttcattcaTCGCCTtaaacaacaccaaaaatagttgtttattgattttgttttatatTATTTGGGTTCTTTATTGTTACATATATCTGGATGCTAAAAACCAACACAAAAGTTGTCTGTTTTCCAGGCTCTTGCTCTCATTTTTTTATATGTTTTATACAGTTCTTATACATAGCCGTTATTTTATAAAAAACAAAGGGAATCTTATACACTGTTAGCAATCGACTGCTCTTTCTCTTGTCAATATTACCTTATTCTCGGAACAACAGCGACAAAgattatcatcaataaaaaCACTCCAATTACACCAACAAGacatttcaacaaaaaccaTAAACTTATTCTACCACCAGTTTTACTTTCCAAATAACTATTCAAATTTCGATCAATTACTTTAaacaagtttgaatttcGGATTATATTTTCATGAGTTTCATCAAGTATTGATAAATCATCACCCAAGATCTTGGAACTGAGAGACATTGCACTAGTTTTTAACGTAGATGTAAGTTGTGATAGTTCATTGAGAATATCATCTTGGATTGATTCGTGGTATGTGTTGAGCTTGTCGACGTCATTAActgatgttgattcaaGATCAAGTTTCGATTTGGAGTTTGATAAGAGTCGGTTACGTAGTTCTGTCAAGTTCTCATCTTCAGGCCCTGTAGATAAAGCAGCAGCGTTGTTAATTGATTCATTGTTAGTATTCTCTGTAGTGGATTCACTTCGTGGGGTATTCTCAATATTAAAccattcaatcaattgatcaacaacgtacaatttttcatcaatcacGTCCACTAGTAGCTTTTCTATCCTCAGTTTGACCTCTCGATACAGCTTATTGTTCTTGAACTGATCTATCGAGGATAATTGTTGTAATAATGATGTTTTTAGTAATTGTAATCTATATTGAGCAATGTAGGGTGATGGTgatatttgttgttttgacGTGGCATctgagaaagaaaatgtaTTGAGGGTGAACAAGTCCGGTAGGTTAAGTCGATCAATCTCTGACTCGCATACATTGATTATGTTTTCAATAGTTTTTATGGATGTCATTTTGAAAGCTATTTAATATTGGTGGCATACAGTGGTTTTAATgtgttgttggaaaaaaaaaatagagttcaaatgaaattgtgtGTAATGGAAACTTGTACGAACAAGCTAACCGATGAAGCTAAGACTGCCAACAATGATGAGCGAATGATGCAATCTGAAGCATAGAGTTACAACCGATATAGGAAAGAGAAGATAAGGAAGTAGCCACACCAGTCTCCTCCTTAACAACATCATTAAAGTGAAATTCATAAAATAACCATTTACAGATACTCCATTTTAGCTCATCACTGTCTCCACGCTTATATCTTGTGTATAGATTAAAAATGTCAGCCCAACTACTATCAAACAACGATCTATGGAGTTTTAAATTAAAAATGATCGTGGTTAGCGAAAAAGGCTCTGGTATATTCTAAGGATtttaagaaaaaaaataaggTATGTCATTAACCAAAAGATATAACCCGTTTGATGGGGTCATATATTGGATTTTAATCTCAAGTAAATGTTTCTTTATATCCTTTTTGACATAAggaggaaaaagaaaaggaagaagaggtgaaaagaatttttggtttgaaaatttttggtCCTGATTTCGTTGATGGCCAGATTAGTCAGGACACGACCTTATGAAGCTTTTTTGCAGCAATTAAGACTCCTTTGCATTGGTTGTAAACATGAGTCAAATGAAAAAAGGAGCTTGAGTATAAGTACGTAAAAGTGAGATAGGGACTAAGATAGTGTTCTATACAAGAGATGAATGAAACAAGTGTCAAGAAAAAGCAAATTAATGGCTACGTGTCCGTTGCATATTTTCGTGCCGTTTTTATCTGAAGATTCTACCAACAAGAAGGacaatcaattggtttgAAAGTTGAAGGTTGCTAGTTATGAAGAAGGGGGAAAACTACTTACGTCACATTATAGCAGGAGCAATTATCAACTGTCTATAATCGAGGTCAATATTGTGACATAATTTCAAGCCTTGTGAGactgttttcaattgatcacAAATATTCTGAACAGCGTCCCTTTCAATGATAGTAAAGAGATTTAGAAGCTGAGCCAAGATTCCGACCGCAACGCGAATCAATACAGTTTAATGTTCACTGAACATACTCTTCAGAAACTCTCGGAACTACACGCTGTCTTTGCTGTAATCAAGAAAGGAAAAGATTTGTTTCCCTATACCGTATCTTCCTAGTTGCAAAGGGTTCTCGGACCTACTctgaaaaaagaagaaagcaAAACATATACCAAGCCAATGGAATTAATCTCCATTtagttttcatttttcttAGTCTGCACAAAGTAAATTTGTTttagttgaaaatttcagGCACGAAATCCGCCtccctttttttttttgtgaTGTGTAGTTGGCCTACATATAAACATTCTGCTTCCAGCACCATGTCGcataattttgaaacgATACTCCTGTGAAGTAAAACTAAGTAATGATATTTACGAAAAGACAAAGTACTCGgcatttttgtttttctcaTTAGATAGACATTACAATGGTTGTGGGGACATATTCTCTACTTGATGAAGTATTCACCGATCTGCACACACTCCTCCGCTCCAAGATTTTGCCACTCTCAATGTAGTTGGCAAGAAACGTTTGATTATTCAGTTGCTTGTCAATTCTGATTGGGGGAAAGCACAAAATGTAACGTGACGCCGAAAAGTTTAAGCTCAACCCCGACAAACGCTACCATAAGACGATATTCAGTATTAAGTacacaaaatgaaaaggaTTACGTATTTGGGAGGAAGCCTTATCCACAACAAGTAGGGTCGTTGAGTGTCAACAACTTTTGCAAAGGTATTAGGTATCATTGTGTGATAACTATCGCTTAaacagtttcaattcaagtCTATATATCAACCAAACAATAAGATTAAAGCGAGAAGGTAGAGAGAGTAATAGTATTTCGGAAAtaagtttctttttgatctataattgttttttttttcttgctTTAAGAGGTTCACAAGGGCGTCAAGACACATGTTCACGATGAGAGTAGATTCACGCTGTGTGATGCGACAACAGTAAgggatttggaaatttttagTCCTCCTTCATGACCATATCTATTTTTAGTGAGTATGAGATGGCTGGGGGTGAAATTGGGGTTGTAAATGTGATCGCATTTTCTTGCTTCTCCTACCTATACTTTTCTAAATTcttgttattgttgttttgtcGTTGTTCTCACGGTTGGTAATTCTTACTTACTTTTTAAAATCCTCTTTTTTGTGCATGTTAAACATTTTAATGTTTGTGTATATGAGAGAAGgatttattttgttttgtttagGATTGCTTTTTACAATGTATAATACATTTTTATTGTGGTAGTGAGTTGTACATATAAGagtcaattttgaatttcacTTCTGAATGCGTGCGCATCTGTGTCCGATTTGggatgaaaattttctgaatcaagaaaaagggTTAAAGGCGGGtgaaaaataataaaaataCTATTTGATGACTTATATAATAGAAGCTACTTGAAAACCTCTTGTTGGGATACTAAGATTGAATAAGATCACCTGATGAGTTTATGTAGCATTAGTTGTAGGTAACTCTTAAGTAATAACCTTGAAGGTACTTAAATCCGGAAGCTAATGACTGTCGGTACAGTTGGGTAAAGGTTTATTGCTTTTTAGTAAAGGAATTAGGATTGGAAATGGTGTCTTTGTGTCCTTATAGTTTTgtgttattgttgatgtttaccaaaattagaatttaaatttctttttttgtctttaaCAATTGTATTTATATGCAGTCGTCCACTGACATCTTAATATAATGGTATTAAATTGAGGTATATGCAGGAATAcataaaatttcaattaaatattattacacaaaattcaTTCCAAATATAATATACAATGTACTGACAACCGTCAACataacttcatcaacaaaacttcAGAGGAGGgaaccaacaacaaatcattcCAGTCTTTTCTTATTCAACTACCATTACCGTCCGTTATCCATAGTGCTATCACCATCTACTATCTAATCCAAGACCACTCGCTATCAcaccaaaaagaagagtAACCCTTCAGCGATCCTTCTATTTCGGGTTATTATCTTCCCTAATAATATTATATCACCTACTTCCTTACATTCCCTAGCTTTGGACTTACATCAACCCACAGGACTATATCATTTAACAACATCCAAACCACCGTAATATCatataacaacaacaacaacaagttaTGCTACCTAGACATAaacttcttgttcttctaTCTTTCCTCAGCTCTAGCTCCCTTGCTGATAACTGGTCAAGTTTAGGTTGTTACAAAAGTTCATCTTTATCGAATCTAGAATCCAAAGGTTATTATATATGGCAATCATCAGGTCATTGTGAGCAAGAATGTTCAGGAAAAAGAATAGCAGCTCTTATTAATGGTAGTCAATGTTATTGTGGTGATTCTGATCCTTCACTGGattcagatgatgattcaaattgtgaTACTTCTTGTCAAGGATATGGTACGGAAAAGTGTGGTGGAAGTGGATATTACACCGTCTATGTCAATGCAGATGTTGATAGTGAAGACGTTCAACTGAGTAGTAGCTCGAGTCTGTCACTGACTAGTACATCATCCacatcgtcatcttcaacttcatcaagCACATCTTCATCCAGTTCTTCATCCTCGTCgtcacaacaacaacaaactaGTACTATAAAGGAAACAACCACCGCACGaccatcaacttcatctgATGACGAAACTTCTGAAACATCAGCCACTTCTTCACAAGAACcagaaacaacaatacaagTAGCGTCTTCAGTACAACCAACAACTATTGTATCTACAGTCATAAACTCGGCGGACACTAAACTGCAATCAGTGATTTATAGAACAGTTATTgaatcaccatcatcacaATCATCGCCATCAACCACTTCATCGCCATCATCCacatcaacttcaaacaCATCGTCACAAGCGCTTGATGCATCACGAACTGCATCATCGATACCTTcagcttcatcatcagaagcttcaaattcaaacaaggACAAGGGAACTTCTGGAGGTGTCATTGCTGGTGCCGTGGTTGGATCAGTAGCAGGTGTGGCTGTCATTGCTGGGTTACTTTTTGCGTTTTGTTGGTTCAGACGTAGAAAACAAGATGACGACGATGTTGATGATCAATTTACACTATCCGGACCTAAAGCAGAAATGTCAGAAGTTGGTACgccatcaccaccaccaactcTGGATCCTAATCCATTCTTATTAGCTAGTGGTTACAACTACTTTGATACctcacaacaacaacaatttcccAACGGTCCAGGAAGATCACCCTcacttcaacaaactccaagacaatacaacaataataCCCCATTCCATGGATCGTCTCACGGTGGGAGTGGAAATAGTGCAACGGGAGTATTTGGCCACAAACCAAATTCAAGTTCAAGTGGAACCAGCGGTGGTGGAGGTGACCACTCACTAGGGTCACATCAAGATGATTTCGCCTTTTACGATTATAATAATGGAGGAGATGGAAGCCTACATCATAATAATAGTCTATCACAACCAAATGCACCGTCatcatcacaacaacagcaacaacaacaacaaccatcGACtcatcaattccaattcctTAATGCAAACTCACCAGAACCAGAATTCGGTAGGAGGAAATTGAGTAACGGGTCGCTACCTGATATGATAGCTAGAGAACCAGGATCATTGAAGGTGGTTAATAATTGAGGATAgggagagagagagagTGGCTTTCATTTTGCATTATTTCGGGGTCGATTCAATTAGAGACATGGGCAATTAAGTAGTGTTCATTTGCTTCATTCATACACACAATTGGCACACTCCTGGACTGATGAATATTTTTGTCGTCATACAGATTATCGGTTCTACACATATATTACAATAAGGGAAaagtttcttttgattgGATTTTACGAATAttcttattttttttatatttcAAGCACACATCATACAGTAATGTGTTTTACGGTTTACTTATTCACGGATTATTGTCACTATCTAGATATGACTTATATAGTATATATGTTAGATGATGAGATTTTAGATTTTGAACttatcatttttgaattaGCAATGTGTTGCCAACTTGTAGAGGAAGTTTTTAAGTCCGAAATGTGCCGAAGTTTAACAACTCGGTTGCTaaattttgtcaatatGACGGTTTCAAAGACTTGAATCACTGGAGTAAACAGAGCATACATTGAGACACAAGGAACATAGATAATATACGTTTGTCTTGTTTTCTATTTCCAATTCTAACGTGTCTGTGCAAGTTGACACTGAAAAACGCTCCAAACAATGAATGTGATATTACCACAAGAGTCTAGAACACCTGCGCCTCAGCCTACGAAATCAAATTCTAGAAGCTGGTAAAAGATTTACTTCTCTATTGTTTTGCCTAAAACCACCGCGTTTTATTGTCTTcgcttttcttttgtttatgtttactgattttttttctcaacttttgattttgtgttACAGACATTTTCCACAAAAGCTATTCAATAGAACATAGTACCAAGAACGAGACTAAGTAAACTGGTACAGGTTGTGACTGTTGAACTGTTAATGCCGCAGAAAGGAGTGTTATGAGCATTACGCGCTATACGCGACACCACAGTGATActcaaatttcaagttgaaGGCAGTAAGtgcaaaattttggaaaccTGTTGTGCCATGCTTTGATCCGACTTGGTCTAGAAACGAGAAAAAGGCTTTGCTTTTGATGGCTTTAATTAAGGAGAGGATTGCCCACTTTTGGCTTAAAGCTGAGCCTGGGGATCAAGATGAGCAAAAGCCCCTTGGGAGAATTTTGTATCATGTGCACGGCCAATCGGTAAAGCTCCATTCTAACATCAAATATATTTTATACCTCATTACTGAACAGATATTACACTTCCATATTAGTTCAAAgtgttggtattgtttATTTACAGCTTTAATGACTTTATGAACtctttgtttcatttttggAACATACATTACGAGCAACTTCGAAACTGGtttgcttttttttttaataatAAGATTGATTCGTGTTGTAGGTACATAAAATGTACAAAATTACTGCGCAATCTCTGAGCCAGTGGATTGCTCATAGTACCCCTGGCACACTATGGGAATACGTTCGTTACGAATTAGCGAGACAGAGCATATAACCACAGAATGTAGGAGGCAGCCACCATTGCCACGTCCCAAATAggaaatattcaaatatcTACACACCAAATTGCGAATGTGTATAAAAGGTAACAAGACTGCAAATTCAACCATATTTTCTCTCAGAAAAAGATGCCAATGGCATTCTGCATGGTTGAATCTGGTGTGAAAGTGGAAGGGTTTGGGTACTTGGAGGATACATGGGTAGAGGAGGAGTTTGCTAGGTGCGAATGTGAGTTGTGCGAGTATTGGAGACGCGGAAGAAGACATCGTCTTGGAACATTAGCCATTGGGATAGTCTTGCCGGTAATATGGTTTTTTGAGCTGTTTCACTTGCTACGTCGGTTGTGTACCGACCCTGTGTTAAGAGCGACCAATCGTGTCTCGATGTATTATACAGGAGATAGTCATATGGATTACCACAACAGAACAAGAGACGAATTATGGTCTTGGTTGGGTCATGATACGATAGCAATACTTATTGAGATattgatggtggtggtgttggtCATATCTGTTCAAGCAGGGCCAATGGATGGAACTTTTCTCATTAAGTAGTAATGACTGGGTGCAAAAAAAGAAGCCAAAGTCAAAGTTTCGTTGACTCTGTTTTCGCGAAGTCAAATCTGTGTAGATTTTCACCTCCGCAAATAAAAATTCCAGATAAACAGTTGACctcaacaacttcttctcttcAACACGCCCACAATGCTAGCCAGATCACTACAATACACTCAAAAGAGGCTTGCTTCTACGAGTACACTTTTGAAGACTCCTTTATACGAAGCACATGTCGAATTGGGTGGAAAGATGGTTCCCTACGCTGGGTTCGAAATGCCTGTTTTGTATGAATCTCAATCACACATAGATTCACACAATTGGGTTAGATCTAAAGCAGGTTTGTTTGATGTCAGTCACATGTTGCAACACAATATAAGAGGGCCTGATGCACAGTCATTTTTGGAGAAAGTTACACCCATTGATTTGAACTTGATTCCTGAAAACAGTTCTAGCTTATCagttttgttgaacaaagacGGTGGAGTCATCGACGACTGTATAATAACCAAACACGGAAAGGATGAATACTATATGGTGACCAACGCTGGCTGCAGGGAGAAGGATGTCCAATTTCTCaaggatgaattgaaagcGTTCAATAATGTACAGCACAATACATTTGAAGGAACTCTATTAGCTATCCAGGGTCCCAAAGCACAAGAGCTTTTGCAAAAG
This region of Candida orthopsilosis Co 90-125, chromosome 6 draft sequence genomic DNA includes:
- a CDS encoding Wsc2 protein (cell wall integrity and stress response protein) — encoded protein: MLPRHKLLVLLSFLSSSSLADNWSSLGCYKSSSLSNLESKGYYIWQSSGHCEQECSGKRIAALINGSQCYCGDSDPSSDSDDDSNCDTSCQGYGTEKCGGSGYYTVYVNADVDSEDVQSSSSSSSSSTSTSSTSSSSTSSSTSSSSSSSSSSQQQQTSTIKETTTARPSTSSDDETSETSATSSQEPETTIQVASSVQPTTIVSTVINSADTKSQSVIYRTVIESPSSQSSPSTTSSPSSTSTSNTSSQALDASRTASSIPSASSSEASNSNKDKGTSGGVIAGAVVGSVAGVAVIAGLLFAFCWFRRRKQDDDDVDDQFTLSGPKAEMSEVGTPSPPPTSDPNPFLLASGYNYFDTSQQQQFPNGPGRSPSLQQTPRQYNNNTPFHGSSHGGSGNSATGVFGHKPNSSSSGTSGGGGDHSLGSHQDDFAFYDYNNGGDGSLHHNNSLSQPNAPSSSQQQQQQQQPSTHQFQFLNANSPEPEFGRRKLSNGSLPDMIAREPGSLKVVNN
- a CDS encoding Asg7 protein, translating into MPMAFCMVESGVKVEGFGYLEDTWVEEEFARCECELCEYWRRGRRHRLGTLAIGIVLPVIWFFESFHLLRRLCTDPVLRATNRVSMYYTGDSHMDYHNRTRDELWSWLGHDTIAILIEILMVVVLVISVQAGPMDGTFLIK